The Humulus lupulus chromosome 3, drHumLupu1.1, whole genome shotgun sequence genome window below encodes:
- the LOC133823333 gene encoding large ribosomal subunit protein eL6-like, with amino-acid sequence MAAKARNPQKTRNPDLIRGVGKYSRSKMYHKRGLWAIKAKNGGVFPHHDPKPAAEAPVLKAPKFYPAEDVKKPLVNKHKPKPTKLRASITPGTVLIILAGRFKGKRVVFLKQLSSGLLLVTGPFKLNGVPIRRVNQSYVIGTSTKVDVSGVNLEKFEDKYFAKEGKKKSKKGEGEFFEAEKEEKNQLPQGKKDDQKTVDTPLLKSIEAVPDLKTYLGARFSLKAGMKPHELVF; translated from the exons ATGGCGGCCAAGGCTAGAAATCCTCAAAAGACCAGGAACCCCGATCTGATCAGGGGTGTCGGAAAGTACTCTAGATCTAAGATGTACCACAAGAGAGGTCTCTGGGCCATCAAGGCCAAAAATGGCGGTGTTTTCCCACATCACGACCCCAAACCCGCCGCCGAGGCTCCAGTCCTGAAGGCCCCCAAGTTTTATCCAGCTGAGGACGTAAAGAAGCCCCTTGTTAACAAGCACAAGCCTAAGCCAACCAAGCTCAG AGCGAGTATCACTCCAGGGACAGTGTTGATCATTTTGGCTGGAAGGTTTAAGGGGAAGAGAGTTGTTTTTCTCAAGCAGCTCTCTTCTGGGTTGCTCTTGGTCACTG GACCATTCAAGCTCAATGGGGTTCCCATTAGACGTGTGAATCAGTCTTATGTGATTGGAACTTCCACCAAGGTTGATGTTTCTGGTGTCAATTTGGAGAAGTTTGAAGACAAGTATTTTGCAAAGGAAGGCAAAAAGAAGTCTAAGAAGGGAGAGGGAGAGTTTTTTGAGGCTGAGAAAGAG GAGAAGAATCAGCTCCCACAAGGAAAGAAAGATGATCAGAAGACAGTGGATACTCCATTGTTAAAGTCTATTGAGGCTGTCCCAGACTTGAAGACATACCTTGGAGCAAGATTCTCTCTTAAGGCAGGCATGAAGCCCCATGAGCTGGTCTTTTAA